A window of the Loxodonta africana isolate mLoxAfr1 chromosome 3, mLoxAfr1.hap2, whole genome shotgun sequence genome harbors these coding sequences:
- the MTX1 gene encoding metaxin-1 — translation MRLGGPPRRPRSGKGHEGPRSNPGHVQFCENPESRPRRPSTPSPGPATPPGVRGSPRPRRCDSPTGFSPAALPPLGDRLWFGWRSPSLEACGPAPLWLAATRVWGSRAFAGARAAGGAVAGGGSAPGTALERRKVLPGQRAGKMAAPMELFCWSGGWGLPSVDLDSLTVLTYARFTGAPLKVHKITNPWRSPSGTLPALRTSHGEVISMPHKIITHLQKEKYNADYDLSARQRADTLAFMSLVEEKLLPVLIHTFWVDAKNYVEVTRKWYAEAMPFPLNFFLPGRMQRQYMERLQLLCGERRLENEEELEKELYREGRECLTFLSQRLGSQKFFFGDAPASLDAFVFSYLALLLQAKSPSGKLQAHLPGQHNLSAYCSHILSLYFPCEGAEVPPPRPTPAGPETEEEPYRRRNQVLSVLVGLAAMVGYALLSGIVSIQRTTPARAPGTRALSMAEEDEEE, via the exons ATGCGGCTCGGGGGACCCCCCCGCAGGCCTCGCTCCGGGAAGGGCCACGAGGGGCCCCGCAGCAATCCAGGCCACGTGCAGTTTTGCGAGAACCCCGAGAGTCGGCCCAGGCGCCCGAGCACCCCCTCTCCAGGGCCTGCCACGCCTCCCGGGGTTCGGGGCTCCCCTCGGCCGAGGCGCTGTGACTCTCCGACGGGCTTCTCGCCGGCAGCCCTTCCCCCACTCGGGGACCGCCTCTGGTTCGGCTGGCGGTCGCCCTCCCTCGAAGCCTGCGGCCCCGCCCCCCTCTGGCTAGCCGCCACTCGGGTCTGGGGAAGCCGCGCCTTCGCGGGAGCCAGAGCGGCGGGAGGGGCGGTGGCGGGGGGCGGTTCCGCTCCGGGGACAGCCTTAGAGCGGAGGAAGGTGCTTCCGGGACAGAGGGCGGGCAAGATGGCGGCGCCCATGGAGTTGTTCTGCTGgtctgggggctgggggctgcccTCCGTGGACCTGGACAGCCTGACCGTGCTG ACCTATGCCAGATTTACTGGTGCCCCACTCAAGGTACACAAGATCACCAACCCCTGGCGGAGCCCTTCAG GGACTCTGCCTGCCCTTCGTACCAGTCATGGAGAGGTCATCTCGATGCCACACAAAATCATCACCCACCTTCAAAAAGAG AAGTACAATGCCGATTATGACCTGTCAGCCCGGCAAAGGGCAGACACCCTGGCTTTCATGTCTCTCGTGGAGGAGAAGCTACTCCCAGtgctg ATACATACTTTTTGGGTAGATGCCAAGAACTATGTGGAAGTGACCCGGAAGTGGTATGCAGAGGCTATGCCCTTTCCCCTCAACTTCTTCCTGCCTGGCCGCATGCAGCGGCAATACATGGAGCGTTTACAGCTGCTGTGTGGGGAGCGCAGGCTGGAGAACGAGGAAGAGCTGGAgaaggag CTCTACCGAGAAGGTCGGGAGTGCCTGACTTTTCTGTCTCAGCGCCTGGGTTCTCAGAAATTCTTCTTTGGCGATGC CCCCGCCTCCCTGGACGCCTTTGTCTTTAGCTACTTGGCCCTGCTGCTACAGGCCAAGTCACCCAGTGGGAAGCTACAAGCCCACCTTCCGGGGCAGCACAACCTCTCTGCCTACTGCAGCCACATTCTCAGCCTCTACTTCCCCTGTGAAGGAG CTGAGGTGCCACCCCCACGCCCGACACCAGCAGGCCCGGAAACTGAGGAGGAGCCATACAGGCGCCGGAACCAGGTCCTATCCGTGCTGGTGGGACTGGCAGCCATGGTGGGCTACGCCTTGCTCAGTGGCATTGTCTCCATCCAGCGAACAACACCTGCCCGGGCCCCAGGCACCCGGGCCCTGAGCATGGCTGAGGAAGATGAAGAGGAATGA